In Sphaerodactylus townsendi isolate TG3544 linkage group LG13, MPM_Stown_v2.3, whole genome shotgun sequence, one DNA window encodes the following:
- the SERPIND1 gene encoding heparin cofactor 2, with the protein MKLQLWSASFTLTVTIALCGVKDLRDHFEQLSGTHSLTPRGPYGNGTHLSPEFHRENTLTNDWSVEEDEYEYIDLDKLFNEDYFDIIDAVPETTPEIKQGNILELFPGKSRIQRLNILNANFGFNLYRSLKSKADSSDNILLAPVGISTAMAMLSLGLGGQTHEEVLTSLGFGDFINASSTYNISTIHNLFYKLTHRLFRRNFGYTLRSVNDLYIQKQFPVLSEFISNIKKYYVSEPQSADFSDPAFITKANARVSKLTKGLIKEALEHVNPNTLMMILNCLYFKGTWENKFPMEMTQKRSFRLNEKQSVKIPMMQTKANFLAAADHELECAILQLPYVGNISMLVVLPHKPSGMNMLEKQLTPQVVERWQKSMTNRTREVVLPKFTLQKSYDLIEYLKTLGINELFSQNGNYSGIAEGITIDRFNHQGTITVNEEGTEAAFVTSVGFMPLSAQIRFVVDRPFLFLVYEQRTSCLLFIGRVANPSKY; encoded by the exons ATGAAACTGCAGCTTTGGTCAGCCTCCTTCACTCTCACAGTAACAATTGCATTGTGTGGGGTCAAAGACTTGCGGGACCATTTTGAACAACTTAGTGGAACTCACTCTTTAACTCCTCGTGGGCCCTATGGCAACGGAACTCATCTTTCACCAGAATTTCACAGAGAAAATACTTTGACCAATGACTGGAGTGTCGAAGAAGATGAATACGAATATATTGACTTGGACAAACTATTCAATGAAGACTACTTTGACATAATTGAtgcggtcccagaaactactccTGAAATTAAACAAGGGAATATTCTTGAGCTTTTCCCAGGAAAATCCAGAATTCAGCGCCTCAACATTCTCAATGCAAACTTTGGCTTCAATCTTTACCGGAGTCTGAAAAGCAAAGCCGACTCTTCAGATAACATCCTTTTGGCGCCCGTTGGCATTTCGACAGCCATGGCTATGCTTTCCTTGGGACTGGGAGGTCAAACACACGAGGAAGTACTGACATCTCTGGGCTTCGGAGATTTTATTAATGCCAGTTCCACCTACAACATTTCAACCATTCACAACCTCTTCTATAAACTCACCCACCGTCTGTTCAGAAGGAACTTTGGCTACACTCTGAGGTCGGTCAATGACCTTTACATCCAAAAACAATTCCCTGTTCTGAGTGAATTCATCAGCAACATAAAAAAATATTACGTCTCTGAGCCCCAATCAGCTGATTTTTCAGACCCAGCCTTCATTACCAAAGCCAATGCACGTGTTTCAAAGCTCACCAAAGGATTAATCAAAGAAGCCCTGGAGCATGTAAATCCCAACACTCTGATGATGATTCTCAATTGCCTCTACTTCAAAG GCACCTGGGAAAACAAGTTTCCCATGGAAATGACACAGAAGCGCTCTTTCCGTCTGAATGAGAAACAGTCTGTGAAAATCCCTATGATGCAGACCAAAGCCAACTTCTTGGCAGCTGCTGATCATGAGCTCGAGTGTGCGATCCTCCAGTTGCCCTATGTAGGTAATATCAGTATGTTGGTTGTCCTGCCGCACAAACCATCAGGCATGAACATGCTGGAGAAGCAACTGACCCCACAGGTGGTGGAGAGATGGCAGAAGAGCATGACGAACAG AACAAGGGAAGTTGTGCTGCCTAAATTTACGCTGCAGAAAAGCTACGACTTGATTGAGTATCTGAAAACACTGGGAATCAATGAGCTGTTCTCCCAAAATGGCAATTATTCCGGAATAGCAGAAGGGATAACCATCGACAGA TTTAATCACCAAGGGACTATTACCGTGAATGAAGAGGGAACGGAGGCTGCGTTTGTGACTAGCGTGGGCTTCATGCCCCTCTCAGCTCAGATTCGCTTTGTTGTCGATCGTCCCTTTTTATTTCTTGTCTATGAGCAGCGCACCAGCTGCCTGCTTTTCATAGGCAGAGTTGCCAACCCAAGCAAGTATTAA